One segment of Nocardioides sp. QY071 DNA contains the following:
- a CDS encoding HAD family acid phosphatase codes for MRTLALVLTLLLLPTSAATATADRAAGPLPSAAQWQADVRAVYAKKRPGAYLTERAASGQKRLAVVLDIDNTSLATHYAWPQAIKRTLKLTRKAESRGMAVVFVTGRFEDSLANVTKALDAAGYHHDGICGRRHGEALADGKQRCRAQYADQGWTFVLNVGNRSTDFVGGDYERRLKLPSYGGALS; via the coding sequence ATGCGCACCCTCGCACTCGTCCTGACGCTCCTCCTGCTGCCCACGTCCGCGGCCACCGCGACCGCTGACCGCGCCGCTGGGCCGCTGCCCTCAGCGGCCCAGTGGCAGGCCGACGTCCGGGCCGTCTACGCGAAGAAGCGCCCGGGCGCCTACCTCACGGAGCGGGCGGCGAGCGGCCAGAAGCGCCTGGCCGTCGTACTCGACATCGACAACACGTCGCTGGCCACCCACTACGCCTGGCCGCAGGCCATCAAGCGGACTCTCAAGCTCACCAGGAAGGCCGAGAGCCGCGGCATGGCGGTCGTCTTCGTCACCGGCCGCTTCGAGGACAGCCTCGCGAACGTGACGAAGGCCCTCGACGCCGCCGGCTACCACCACGACGGGATCTGCGGGCGCCGGCACGGGGAGGCGCTCGCCGACGGCAAGCAGCGCTGCCGCGCCCAGTACGCCGACCAGGGCTGGACTTTCGTGCTCAACGTCGGCAACCGCTCGACCGACTTCGTCGGCGGCGACTACGAGCGCAGGCTCAAGCTGCCCAGCTACGGCGGCGCCCTCAGCTGA
- the gdhA gene encoding NADP-specific glutamate dehydrogenase, which translates to MNPTLQPVFDEILARNPGEAEFHQATRELLDSLGPVVARHPEYTDAAIIRRVCEPERQIIFRVPWVDDAGQVQLNRGFRVEFNSALGPYKGGLRFHPSVYLGIVKFLGFEQIFKNALTGMPIGGGKGGSDFDPKGRSDAEIMRFCQSFMTELYRHIGEYTDVPAGDIGVGGREIGYLFGQYKRITNRYESGVLTGKGIGWGGSLVRTEATGYGTVFFAGEILKARGSSFEGKTVIVSGSGNVAIYAAEKAAALGATVVACSDSSGYVVDEKGLDLDLLKEVKEVRRERLSSYAEARESARFVATTSGGAVWDVPCDIALPCATQNELDGGHALTLVRGGCTVVAEGANMPCTPEAVKVFAEAGVAFAPGKAANAGGVATSALEMQQNASRDSWSFAHTEARLEEIMVGIHARCLETADTYGAPGNYVAGANIAGFIQVADAMLALGVI; encoded by the coding sequence CTGAACCCGACCCTGCAGCCGGTCTTCGACGAGATCCTGGCCCGGAACCCCGGCGAGGCCGAGTTCCACCAGGCGACGCGCGAGCTGCTGGACAGCCTGGGTCCGGTCGTCGCCCGTCACCCCGAGTACACCGACGCCGCGATCATCCGTCGCGTCTGCGAGCCGGAGCGGCAGATCATCTTCCGGGTGCCGTGGGTCGACGACGCCGGCCAGGTCCAGCTCAACCGCGGGTTCCGGGTCGAGTTCAACTCCGCGCTCGGGCCCTACAAGGGCGGCCTGCGCTTCCACCCGTCGGTCTACCTCGGCATCGTCAAGTTCCTCGGCTTCGAGCAGATCTTCAAGAACGCCCTCACCGGCATGCCGATCGGCGGCGGCAAGGGCGGCTCGGACTTCGACCCGAAGGGCCGCAGCGACGCCGAGATCATGCGCTTCTGCCAGTCGTTCATGACCGAGCTGTACCGCCACATCGGCGAGTACACCGACGTCCCCGCCGGTGACATCGGTGTCGGCGGCCGCGAGATCGGCTACCTGTTCGGGCAGTACAAGCGGATCACCAACCGCTACGAGTCGGGCGTGCTGACCGGCAAGGGCATCGGCTGGGGCGGCTCGCTGGTCCGTACCGAGGCCACCGGCTACGGCACGGTCTTCTTCGCTGGCGAGATCCTCAAGGCCCGCGGGAGCTCCTTCGAGGGCAAGACGGTCATCGTCTCCGGCTCCGGCAACGTCGCGATCTACGCCGCCGAGAAGGCCGCCGCGCTCGGCGCGACCGTGGTCGCGTGCTCCGACTCGAGCGGGTACGTCGTCGACGAGAAGGGGCTCGACCTCGACCTGCTGAAGGAGGTCAAGGAGGTGCGCCGCGAGCGGCTGTCGTCGTACGCCGAGGCCCGGGAGTCGGCCCGCTTCGTCGCCACGACGTCGGGCGGCGCGGTGTGGGACGTGCCGTGCGACATCGCACTGCCGTGCGCCACCCAGAACGAGCTGGACGGCGGCCACGCGCTCACGCTGGTCCGGGGCGGCTGCACGGTGGTCGCCGAGGGCGCCAACATGCCCTGCACCCCCGAGGCCGTGAAGGTGTTCGCCGAGGCCGGTGTCGCGTTCGCTCCCGGCAAGGCCGCCAACGCCGGCGGTGTGGCGACCAGCGCCCTGGAGATGCAGCAGAACGCCTCGCGCGACTCCTGGTCCTTCGCGCACACCGAGGCGCGCCTCGAGGAGATCATGGTCGGCATCCACGCCCGCTGCCTCGAGACCGCCGACACCTACGGCGCTCCCGGCAACTACGTCGCCGGTGCCAACATCGCGGGGTTCATCCAGGTGGCCGACGCGATGCTGGCGCTCGGCGTCATCTGA
- a CDS encoding molybdopterin oxidoreductase family protein — MTQTHCPYCSLQCGMQISRVPTGSAGRGRGIEIAAWEEFPVNEGALCRKGWTAGGLRGSRERLTSPLVRDRASGELRAAGWDEALDLVASRLRALQDAHGKDAVAVFGGGGLTNEKAYQLGKFARVALGTSQIDYNGRWCMSSAASAGNQAFGVDRGLPFPLADIEQADLVVLVGSNLAETMPPAARHLDRLRENGGRVVVIDPRLTPTGERADLFLQPVPGTDLALALGVLHLLDAQGAVDEAYVAERTTGFDDVRRAAAAWWPERVERTTGIATDELRALVTLLAGADRVMVLTARGAEQHAQGTATVLGWIDVALALGMPGKPYSGYGCLTGQGNGQGGREHGQKADQLPGYRMIDDPAARAHVAQVWGVPPESLPGKGRSAYELLSALGTDDGPKALLVHASNIVVSAPNATSITRRLEALDLLVVCDIVMSETAALADVVLPVTQWAEETGTMTNLEGRVILRQQAIAPPKGARSDLDVIAALASRLGSPVEFETEPEAIFEELGRASAGGKADYAGISYERIVREKGVFWPCPAPEHPGTPRMFADGFPTPDGRARFVVPEYVGPAEAPDPSYPLHLTTGRVLAQYQSGAQTRRIRELTDDGAFVELHPMLADRIGAVEGQPVLVRTRRGEMKAPARIVTTIRPDTVFVPFHWVGANRLTNDALDPSSRMPEFKVCAAEVLV, encoded by the coding sequence ATGACGCAGACCCACTGCCCGTACTGCAGCCTGCAGTGCGGCATGCAGATCTCCCGGGTCCCGACAGGCTCGGCCGGCAGAGGCCGCGGCATCGAGATCGCTGCCTGGGAGGAGTTCCCGGTCAACGAGGGCGCGTTGTGCCGCAAGGGCTGGACCGCGGGCGGGCTGCGCGGCAGCCGGGAGCGGCTCACCTCGCCGCTGGTGCGCGACCGTGCGAGCGGTGAGCTGCGCGCCGCCGGGTGGGACGAGGCGCTCGACCTGGTCGCGTCCCGGCTGCGCGCTCTCCAGGACGCCCACGGCAAGGACGCGGTCGCCGTCTTCGGCGGTGGCGGTCTGACCAACGAGAAGGCCTACCAGCTGGGCAAGTTCGCCCGGGTCGCCCTCGGCACCAGCCAGATCGACTACAACGGCCGCTGGTGCATGAGCTCGGCGGCCAGCGCCGGCAACCAGGCCTTCGGCGTGGACCGCGGCCTGCCCTTCCCGCTCGCCGACATCGAGCAGGCCGACCTGGTCGTCCTCGTCGGCTCGAACCTCGCCGAGACGATGCCGCCGGCCGCGCGCCACCTCGACCGGCTGCGCGAGAACGGGGGGCGGGTCGTCGTCATCGACCCGCGCCTCACCCCGACCGGCGAGCGCGCCGACCTCTTCCTCCAACCGGTGCCCGGCACCGACCTCGCCCTCGCCCTCGGTGTGCTGCACCTGCTCGACGCGCAGGGTGCCGTGGACGAGGCCTACGTGGCGGAGCGGACCACCGGCTTCGACGACGTACGACGCGCCGCCGCCGCGTGGTGGCCCGAGCGCGTCGAGCGGACCACCGGCATCGCCACCGACGAGCTGCGCGCCCTCGTCACGCTGCTCGCCGGTGCCGACCGGGTGATGGTGCTGACCGCCCGCGGTGCCGAGCAGCACGCCCAGGGGACCGCCACCGTGCTCGGCTGGATCGACGTCGCCCTCGCGCTGGGCATGCCCGGGAAGCCGTACTCCGGCTACGGCTGCCTCACCGGCCAGGGCAACGGCCAGGGCGGGCGCGAGCACGGGCAGAAGGCCGACCAGCTGCCCGGGTACCGGATGATCGACGACCCCGCTGCCCGGGCCCACGTCGCGCAGGTGTGGGGCGTCCCCCCGGAGTCCCTGCCCGGCAAGGGACGCTCGGCGTACGAGCTCCTCTCGGCGCTGGGCACCGACGACGGTCCGAAGGCGCTGCTCGTGCACGCCTCCAACATCGTGGTCAGCGCACCCAACGCCACCTCGATCACCCGCCGGCTGGAGGCGCTCGACCTCCTCGTGGTCTGCGACATCGTCATGTCGGAGACCGCCGCGCTCGCCGACGTCGTCCTCCCCGTCACGCAGTGGGCCGAGGAGACCGGCACGATGACCAACCTCGAGGGACGGGTGATCCTGCGCCAGCAGGCGATCGCCCCGCCCAAGGGGGCGCGCAGCGACCTGGACGTGATCGCCGCCCTCGCGTCCCGACTGGGCTCTCCGGTCGAGTTCGAGACCGAGCCCGAGGCGATCTTCGAGGAGCTCGGGCGTGCGTCCGCCGGTGGGAAGGCCGACTACGCGGGCATCTCGTACGAGCGCATCGTCCGTGAGAAGGGGGTGTTCTGGCCGTGCCCGGCACCCGAGCACCCCGGGACCCCGCGGATGTTCGCCGACGGGTTCCCCACCCCCGACGGCCGGGCCCGCTTCGTCGTGCCGGAGTACGTCGGCCCCGCGGAGGCGCCTGATCCGTCGTACCCGTTGCACCTGACGACCGGGCGCGTGCTCGCGCAGTACCAGTCCGGCGCGCAGACCCGGCGGATCCGCGAGCTCACCGACGACGGCGCGTTCGTCGAGCTGCACCCGATGCTGGCAGACCGGATCGGCGCGGTCGAGGGGCAGCCGGTTCTCGTCCGCACCCGCCGCGGCGAGATGAAGGCGCCCGCCCGGATCGTCACCACCATCCGGCCGGACACGGTCTTCGTGCCGTTCCACTGGGTCGGTGCCAACCGGCTCACCAACGACGCGCTGGACCCGTCGAGCCGGATGCCTGAGTTCAAGGTGTGTGCGGCGGAGGTACTGGTCTGA
- a CDS encoding polyprenol monophosphomannose synthase encodes MSTFLPAPASLRCVAVVPTYDEAATILPLLDRLSAVRSGPGAPHLDVLVVDDSSPDGTGDLVRAHPGHGDWVHLVTRLAKDGLGAAYRAGFSYAVDDGYHAVIQLDADGSHPVEEIPAMLALLADHDLVVGSRYVPGGGAEGWPARRRLLSLGANTYARRTLRLRTRDATSGFRAWRVGALLRCDVLRTESNGYGFQVENTWRAERRGLRVVEHPITFTERVAGASKMTVDVAREAAVLVARWRWAELQAAHPALRPVPPPHTP; translated from the coding sequence ATGAGCACCTTCCTGCCCGCGCCCGCGTCCTTGCGCTGCGTCGCCGTCGTGCCGACGTACGACGAGGCGGCGACGATCCTCCCGCTGCTCGACCGGCTGTCGGCCGTGCGCTCCGGCCCGGGCGCGCCGCACCTCGACGTCCTCGTCGTCGACGACAGCAGCCCCGACGGCACCGGCGACCTGGTGCGCGCCCACCCCGGGCACGGCGACTGGGTGCACCTGGTCACCCGGCTCGCCAAGGACGGCCTCGGGGCGGCGTACCGCGCGGGTTTCTCCTACGCCGTCGACGACGGCTACCACGCCGTGATCCAGCTCGACGCCGACGGCTCGCACCCCGTCGAGGAGATCCCCGCGATGCTGGCCCTGCTCGCCGACCACGACCTCGTCGTCGGGTCGCGCTACGTCCCCGGCGGCGGCGCCGAGGGCTGGCCGGCACGCCGACGGCTGCTGTCCCTGGGCGCCAACACCTATGCCCGGCGCACCCTGCGGCTGCGCACCCGCGACGCGACCTCGGGCTTCCGGGCCTGGCGGGTGGGCGCTCTGCTGCGCTGCGACGTGCTGCGCACGGAGTCCAACGGCTACGGCTTCCAGGTCGAGAACACCTGGCGCGCCGAGCGTCGCGGCCTACGCGTCGTCGAGCACCCCATCACGTTCACCGAGCGGGTCGCCGGCGCGTCGAAGATGACCGTCGACGTGGCGCGCGAGGCGGCGGTGCTGGTCGCTCGCTGGCGATGGGCAGAGCTGCAGGCCGCCCACCCCGCGCTCAGACCAGTACCTCCGCCGCACACACCTTGA
- a CDS encoding FAD-dependent oxidoreductase — protein MTSRPHPDPPRPRLVVVGSGMAATRLVEELVARGAPARMEITVLGDEDTAPYNRILLSAVLEGSHRPEALTLRDPAWYADNGVDLRLGARVLGVDRERKDVMLVDGTLVEYDVLVLATGSIPSLPPIRGLVRMDGSLHEAVHAFRSLADCRRLLSALPYSRRAVVVGGGLLGLQVARALGVRGIETEVVEGADHLLHQQLSAPAARILARDLKKLGVAVYTGARAVRLVEGATGPALRLDNGFTLDTDLVVLTAGGRPSTALARGAGLEVRRGIVVDDRLASVTDPSVHALGDCVEHDGRTTGFVPPAWEQAGILAGLLCDEQVLYDGARIVARLRATDLDVAVLGDAEAELAAGGEVVEVANPVSGSHRRLVVRDGRIVAATLVGDLSRVGLITQHFDRQTVLGPHEPGDLLLPERTPGSTRTVVLPDDAEVCACAGVTAGRIRACSSLEQVRGTTRATTGCGGCASTVRQLLSSRPDNAVLVTKGS, from the coding sequence ATGACCAGCCGACCGCACCCCGACCCGCCGCGACCGCGGCTCGTCGTGGTCGGTTCCGGCATGGCCGCGACCCGGCTCGTCGAGGAGCTGGTCGCCCGCGGCGCGCCCGCGCGGATGGAGATCACGGTCCTCGGCGACGAGGACACCGCGCCCTACAACCGGATCCTGCTCTCCGCCGTCCTCGAGGGCAGCCACCGGCCGGAGGCGCTGACCCTGCGCGACCCCGCCTGGTACGCCGACAACGGCGTCGACCTGCGTCTGGGTGCCCGCGTCCTCGGCGTCGACCGGGAGCGCAAGGACGTCATGCTCGTCGACGGCACCCTGGTGGAGTACGACGTCCTGGTGCTCGCCACCGGCAGCATCCCGTCGCTGCCGCCGATCCGCGGCCTGGTCCGGATGGACGGCTCGCTGCACGAGGCGGTGCACGCGTTCCGCTCGCTGGCCGACTGCCGGCGCCTGCTCTCCGCGCTGCCCTACAGCCGCCGCGCCGTCGTCGTCGGTGGCGGCCTGCTCGGCCTCCAGGTCGCCCGCGCACTCGGCGTGCGCGGCATCGAGACCGAGGTGGTCGAGGGCGCCGACCACCTGCTCCACCAGCAGCTGAGCGCCCCGGCCGCCAGGATCCTGGCCCGCGACCTGAAGAAGCTCGGCGTCGCCGTCTACACCGGCGCCCGCGCGGTCCGCCTCGTCGAGGGCGCCACCGGACCTGCGCTGCGCCTCGACAACGGCTTCACCCTCGACACCGACCTCGTCGTGCTCACCGCCGGCGGCCGGCCCTCGACGGCCCTGGCGCGAGGTGCGGGGCTCGAGGTCCGTCGCGGCATCGTCGTCGACGACCGGCTCGCCAGCGTCACCGATCCCTCGGTCCACGCGCTCGGCGACTGCGTCGAGCACGACGGCCGCACGACCGGGTTCGTCCCGCCCGCCTGGGAGCAGGCCGGCATCCTCGCCGGGCTGCTGTGCGACGAGCAGGTGTTGTACGACGGCGCCCGGATCGTCGCGCGGCTGCGGGCCACCGACCTGGACGTCGCCGTGCTCGGCGACGCCGAGGCCGAGCTCGCCGCCGGCGGCGAGGTGGTCGAGGTCGCCAACCCCGTCTCGGGGTCGCACCGCCGTCTGGTCGTCCGCGACGGCCGGATCGTGGCCGCCACCCTCGTCGGCGACCTGTCCCGGGTCGGCCTGATCACCCAGCACTTCGACCGGCAGACCGTCCTCGGGCCCCACGAGCCCGGCGACCTCCTCCTGCCCGAGCGCACGCCCGGGAGCACGAGGACCGTCGTCCTGCCCGACGACGCCGAGGTGTGCGCCTGTGCCGGCGTCACCGCCGGCCGGATCCGCGCCTGCTCCTCGCTCGAGCAGGTCCGCGGCACCACCCGCGCGACCACCGGATGCGGTGGCTGCGCCAGCACCGTCCGACAGCTGCTCAGCAGCCGCCCCGACAACGCCGTCCTCGTCACGAAAGGCTCATGA
- the nirB gene encoding nitrite reductase large subunit NirB translates to MNQRKQLVVVGHGMVGHRFVQAAIERGLTETHDITILGEEPRPAYDRVALTSFFERGAEALSFLPGGAYDDPRVSLRLGAEVVAISPRQRVITLADGKDLHYDELVLATGAFPFVPPVPGKDLKNVFVYRTIEDLEAIRAASRKAKVGAVIGGGLLGLEAANALHQLGLETHVVELAPRLMAVQIDDAAGSTLNRHIETLGLTVHTGAMTEAVLGKDKVTGLALKDRNPLDVDLVVFSAGIRPRDALARAADLEIAERGGVLVDEHCRTSDEHIWAIGECAAPGGRMYGLVAPGYTMAEVVVDALLGGEAGAFTGADMSTKLKLLGVDVASFGDAFATDEDALEVVYADAVAGIYKKLVVKELASGGYELLGGILVGDASSYGVLRPLVGSGIELPDNPEDLILPAARGGGVSTGSTTDMLPDDAQVCSCNNVTKAEIVAAVSEGGTCDSPSCVTACTKAGSTCGSCKTVVKKIVEDHFASVGKVVDKSLCEHFAMTRQELFEVVAVHGYNRFDDIIEGHGRGRGCDICKPAVASILASLLNHHVLDGANATLQDTNDAYLANLQKNGTYSVVPRIPGGEITPDKLIVIGEVARDYGLYTKITGGQRIDLFGARMEDLPAIWQRLVDAGMESGHAYGKSLRTVKSCVGSTWCRYGVQDSVGLAIELELRYRGLRSPHKLKGGVSGCARECAEARGKDFGVIATEKGWNLYVGGNGGAVPAHAQLLAGDLSREELIRYLDRFLMYYIRTADRLQRTATWVDEIGGLERVREVVVDDALGLAAELESSMERHVDSYFDEWRATIEDPEKLSRFVSFVNAPGMPEPAVAFQEEARTATPTLTLGTAVCRLDQVQRESGVVALVGGEEVAVFRTYDDEVFALANLDPFGQASVLSRGIVGTTTRGDDEVPFVASPLLKQRFDLRTGVCLDDPAVVVPRWDVRVVDGMVVVGARHETIDS, encoded by the coding sequence ATGAACCAGCGCAAGCAACTGGTGGTCGTCGGCCACGGCATGGTCGGCCACCGTTTCGTGCAGGCGGCGATCGAGCGCGGACTCACCGAGACCCACGACATCACCATCCTCGGCGAGGAGCCGCGCCCGGCGTACGACCGCGTCGCCCTCACCTCCTTCTTCGAGCGCGGCGCGGAGGCGCTGTCCTTCCTCCCCGGCGGTGCGTACGACGACCCGCGGGTCTCCCTGCGCCTGGGCGCCGAGGTCGTGGCGATCTCCCCGCGGCAGCGGGTGATCACGCTCGCGGACGGCAAGGACCTGCACTACGACGAGCTGGTGCTCGCGACCGGTGCGTTCCCGTTCGTGCCGCCGGTGCCGGGCAAGGACCTCAAGAACGTCTTCGTCTACCGCACCATCGAGGACCTCGAGGCGATCCGCGCGGCATCGAGGAAGGCGAAGGTCGGCGCGGTCATCGGCGGTGGCCTGCTCGGCCTGGAGGCTGCCAACGCGCTGCACCAGCTGGGCCTGGAGACCCACGTCGTCGAGCTCGCGCCGCGGCTGATGGCCGTGCAGATCGACGACGCCGCAGGCTCCACGCTCAACCGCCACATCGAGACCCTCGGCCTGACCGTGCACACCGGTGCGATGACCGAGGCCGTGCTCGGGAAGGACAAGGTCACCGGCCTCGCGCTCAAGGACCGCAACCCGCTCGACGTCGACCTCGTCGTCTTCTCGGCCGGCATCCGGCCCCGCGACGCGCTGGCCCGGGCCGCCGACCTCGAAATCGCCGAGCGCGGCGGTGTCCTGGTCGACGAGCACTGCCGCACCAGCGACGAGCACATCTGGGCGATCGGCGAGTGCGCCGCCCCCGGCGGCCGCATGTACGGCCTGGTCGCGCCGGGCTACACGATGGCCGAGGTCGTCGTCGACGCGCTGCTCGGTGGCGAGGCCGGCGCCTTCACCGGCGCCGACATGTCGACCAAGCTCAAGCTGCTCGGCGTCGACGTCGCGTCCTTCGGAGACGCGTTCGCGACCGACGAGGACGCCCTCGAGGTCGTGTACGCCGACGCGGTGGCCGGCATCTACAAGAAGCTCGTCGTCAAGGAGCTCGCGAGCGGCGGCTACGAGCTGCTGGGCGGCATCCTGGTCGGCGACGCGTCGTCGTACGGCGTGCTGCGGCCGCTCGTCGGCTCCGGCATCGAGCTGCCCGACAACCCCGAGGACCTGATCCTCCCGGCGGCCCGCGGAGGTGGGGTTTCGACAGGCTCAACCACCGACATGCTGCCCGACGACGCGCAGGTCTGCTCGTGCAACAACGTCACCAAGGCCGAGATCGTGGCGGCGGTGTCCGAGGGCGGCACCTGCGACAGCCCGTCCTGCGTGACCGCCTGCACCAAGGCCGGCTCCACCTGCGGCTCGTGCAAGACCGTCGTGAAGAAGATCGTCGAGGACCACTTCGCCTCCGTCGGCAAGGTCGTCGACAAGTCGCTGTGCGAGCACTTCGCGATGACCCGCCAGGAGCTGTTCGAGGTCGTCGCGGTGCACGGCTACAACCGGTTCGACGACATCATCGAGGGCCACGGCCGCGGCCGCGGCTGTGACATCTGCAAGCCGGCCGTCGCCTCCATCCTCGCCAGCCTGCTCAACCACCACGTCCTCGACGGCGCCAACGCGACCCTGCAGGACACGAACGACGCGTACCTCGCCAACCTGCAGAAGAACGGCACCTACTCGGTCGTCCCCCGCATCCCCGGCGGCGAGATCACCCCCGACAAGCTGATCGTGATCGGCGAGGTGGCCCGCGACTACGGCCTCTACACGAAGATCACCGGCGGCCAGCGCATCGACCTGTTCGGTGCCCGGATGGAGGACCTGCCGGCGATCTGGCAGCGGCTGGTCGACGCGGGCATGGAGTCCGGCCACGCCTACGGGAAGTCGCTGCGGACCGTGAAGTCGTGCGTCGGCTCGACCTGGTGCCGCTACGGCGTGCAGGACTCCGTCGGTCTCGCGATCGAGCTCGAGCTGCGCTACCGCGGCCTGCGCTCGCCCCACAAGCTCAAGGGCGGCGTGTCCGGCTGCGCCCGTGAGTGCGCCGAGGCCCGCGGCAAGGACTTCGGCGTGATCGCCACCGAGAAGGGCTGGAACCTCTACGTCGGCGGCAACGGCGGCGCCGTCCCCGCGCACGCGCAGCTGCTCGCCGGAGACCTGTCCCGCGAGGAGCTGATCCGCTACCTCGACCGGTTCCTCATGTACTACATCCGCACCGCCGACCGGCTCCAGCGCACGGCCACCTGGGTCGACGAGATCGGCGGCCTGGAGCGGGTCCGCGAGGTCGTGGTCGACGACGCGCTCGGGCTCGCCGCCGAGCTGGAGAGCAGCATGGAGCGCCACGTCGACTCCTACTTCGACGAGTGGCGGGCCACCATCGAGGACCCTGAGAAGCTCAGCCGCTTCGTGTCCTTCGTCAACGCTCCCGGGATGCCCGAGCCCGCGGTCGCCTTCCAGGAGGAGGCGCGCACCGCGACGCCCACGCTCACCCTCGGCACCGCCGTGTGCCGCCTCGACCAGGTGCAGCGCGAGTCCGGCGTGGTCGCGCTCGTCGGCGGCGAGGAGGTCGCCGTCTTCCGGACGTACGACGACGAGGTGTTCGCCCTCGCCAACCTCGACCCGTTCGGGCAGGCGTCCGTGCTCTCGCGCGGCATCGTCGGCACCACGACCCGCGGCGACGACGAGGTGCCGTTCGTCGCGAGCCCGCTGCTCAAGCAGCGCTTCGACCTGCGGACCGGGGTCTGCCTCGACGACCCGGCGGTCGTCGTACCGCGCTGGGACGTCCGTGTCGTCGACGGCATGGTGGTCGTCGGCGCGCGGCACGAGACAATCGATTCGTGA
- a CDS encoding uroporphyrinogen-III synthase, whose amino-acid sequence MSDQPLSGFRIGVTAARRAEEQVALLERRGASVVHAPALSVDPNRIDETALLAATKQVLDQPVDIFVATTGIGLKSWFGAAERWGLLADLTEHLGGAEILARGPKSVGALRRFGLRELWSPESEEFEDVLAHLRGRDLSGLRIVVQEHGQSLSMAAHALRRLGAEVTTVAVYRVEGAADPEPMFGLIEDIAERRVDAVTFTAAPAIAAMMEAAVSTGHRDEVVSAFQADVIAACVGPVTAAAFEMWGVPSIYPERSRLAAMVKQLEVELPSRAGGTSLDVAGHTLLLHGDTVLLDGVEVKLSPAPYAVLQALLVNPGTVVSRRDLLAALPSGTAGSEHAVEMAVARLRAALGTRCVQTVVKRGYRLAVAP is encoded by the coding sequence GTGAGCGACCAGCCCCTGTCCGGTTTCAGGATCGGCGTGACCGCGGCGCGACGTGCGGAGGAGCAGGTCGCGCTGCTCGAGCGGCGCGGCGCGAGCGTGGTGCACGCGCCCGCCCTGTCCGTCGATCCCAACCGGATCGACGAGACCGCGCTGCTCGCCGCGACCAAGCAGGTGCTCGACCAGCCCGTCGACATCTTCGTCGCCACGACCGGCATCGGCCTGAAATCCTGGTTCGGGGCGGCGGAGCGGTGGGGCCTGCTGGCCGACCTGACCGAGCACCTGGGCGGTGCCGAGATCCTGGCCCGCGGCCCCAAGAGCGTCGGTGCGCTGCGCAGGTTCGGTCTGCGCGAGCTGTGGTCGCCGGAGTCGGAGGAGTTCGAGGACGTCCTCGCCCACCTGCGCGGCCGCGACCTGTCCGGCCTGCGGATCGTCGTCCAGGAGCACGGTCAGTCGCTGTCCATGGCCGCCCACGCACTGCGGCGCCTCGGCGCCGAGGTCACCACGGTCGCCGTCTACCGGGTCGAGGGTGCCGCCGATCCCGAGCCGATGTTCGGGCTGATCGAGGACATCGCCGAGCGCCGGGTCGACGCGGTCACCTTCACCGCGGCCCCCGCGATCGCCGCGATGATGGAGGCCGCGGTCTCGACCGGGCACCGCGACGAGGTCGTCAGCGCGTTCCAGGCCGACGTGATCGCCGCCTGCGTGGGGCCGGTCACGGCCGCCGCCTTCGAGATGTGGGGCGTGCCGTCGATCTACCCCGAGCGCTCCCGTCTCGCCGCGATGGTCAAGCAGCTCGAGGTCGAGCTGCCTTCGCGCGCCGGCGGCACCAGCCTCGACGTCGCCGGCCACACGCTGCTCCTGCACGGCGACACCGTGCTCCTCGACGGGGTCGAGGTGAAGCTCTCGCCCGCGCCGTACGCCGTCCTCCAGGCGCTGCTCGTCAACCCCGGGACCGTCGTCTCCCGCCGTGACCTGCTGGCCGCGCTGCCCTCGGGCACCGCCGGCTCCGAGCACGCCGTCGAGATGGCGGTCGCCCGGCTGCGCGCCGCGCTCGGCACCCGCTGCGTCCAGACCGTCGTGAAGCGCGGCTACCGCCTGGCGGTCGCCCCGTGA